The following coding sequences lie in one Halococcus hamelinensis 100A6 genomic window:
- the thrS gene encoding threonine--tRNA ligase, translated as MSDVVVTLPDGSELDVERGSTVEDVAYEIGSGLGRDTVAGVVDGNLVDKAQPIRSDIELEIVTDQSEEYLDVLRHSAAHVFAQALTRLRPEAKLTIGPWTDEGFYYDIANVDLDESDLEAIEDEAESIIEADLAIERTEYSREEAFETYDDNPYKREILDTEVAGEDPVSFYEQGDFYDLCRGPHVDSTGEIGGFALLEISAAYWRGDEENETLTRVYGTAFESEGELDDYLERRAEAAERDHRKIGREMDLFSISETAGPGLPLYHPNGKRVLDSLSEYARSLNLDAGYEPVETPHLFRTELWKQSGHYDNYVDDMFLLDVDDEEYGLKPMNCPGHAMIFENQSWSYRDLPVRYFEDGTVYRKEQRGELSGLSRTWSFTIDDGHLFVRPDQIAAEIETIMETIFEVMEVVDLDAEIALATRPEKSVGSDELWDQAETQLRDVLDEGGYDYEVEEGDGAFYGPKIDFSFGDALGRVWDGPTVQLDFNMPERLDLQYTGEDNETHRPVMIHRALYGSYGRFFMVLIEHFNGNFPTWLAPEQVRILPVSDDNIEYAESVADELEGFRTSVETRSWTVGRKIRAGHDDRLPYMLIVGGTEEEAGTVSVRDREEREQDGVSVEDFRAHLEAERDEKRTTPDFLD; from the coding sequence ATGAGCGATGTCGTCGTGACGCTGCCGGACGGTTCCGAACTGGACGTCGAGCGGGGCTCGACGGTCGAGGACGTGGCCTACGAGATCGGCTCCGGGCTCGGTCGGGACACCGTGGCGGGCGTCGTGGACGGAAACCTGGTCGATAAGGCCCAGCCGATCCGATCGGACATCGAACTCGAGATCGTCACCGACCAATCCGAGGAGTACCTCGACGTGCTCCGGCACTCGGCGGCCCACGTCTTCGCCCAGGCCCTCACACGATTGCGCCCCGAGGCGAAACTCACCATCGGTCCCTGGACCGACGAGGGCTTCTACTACGACATCGCGAACGTCGACCTCGACGAGAGCGACCTGGAGGCGATCGAGGACGAGGCCGAATCGATAATCGAAGCGGACCTCGCGATCGAACGGACAGAATACTCGCGCGAGGAAGCCTTCGAGACCTACGACGACAACCCGTACAAACGCGAGATCCTCGACACCGAGGTCGCGGGCGAGGACCCCGTGAGCTTCTACGAGCAGGGCGACTTCTACGACCTCTGTCGTGGCCCGCACGTCGACTCGACGGGCGAGATCGGCGGGTTCGCGCTGCTCGAGATCTCGGCGGCCTACTGGCGCGGCGACGAGGAAAACGAAACCCTGACCAGGGTCTACGGCACGGCGTTCGAATCCGAGGGCGAACTCGACGACTACCTCGAACGGCGTGCGGAGGCCGCCGAACGCGACCACCGGAAGATCGGCCGGGAGATGGACCTGTTCTCGATCTCCGAAACCGCGGGCCCCGGACTGCCGCTCTACCACCCGAACGGGAAACGGGTCCTGGATTCGCTCTCCGAGTACGCGCGTTCGCTCAACCTCGACGCGGGCTACGAGCCGGTCGAGACCCCGCACCTCTTCCGGACCGAACTCTGGAAACAGTCGGGCCACTACGACAACTACGTCGACGACATGTTCCTCCTCGACGTCGACGACGAGGAGTACGGCCTGAAGCCGATGAACTGTCCGGGGCACGCGATGATCTTCGAGAACCAATCGTGGAGCTACCGCGACCTCCCGGTTCGGTACTTCGAGGACGGCACGGTCTACCGGAAGGAACAGCGCGGCGAGCTGTCGGGGCTCTCGCGAACCTGGTCGTTCACCATCGACGACGGCCACCTGTTCGTCCGCCCGGACCAGATCGCCGCCGAGATCGAGACGATCATGGAGACCATCTTCGAGGTGATGGAGGTCGTGGACCTCGACGCCGAGATCGCGCTGGCGACGCGCCCGGAGAAGTCGGTCGGGAGCGACGAGCTCTGGGACCAGGCCGAAACCCAGCTCAGGGACGTCCTCGACGAGGGCGGCTACGACTACGAGGTCGAGGAGGGCGACGGCGCGTTCTACGGCCCGAAGATCGACTTCTCCTTCGGCGACGCGCTCGGGCGGGTCTGGGACGGTCCGACCGTCCAGCTCGACTTCAATATGCCCGAACGGCTCGACCTGCAGTACACCGGCGAGGACAACGAGACCCACCGACCGGTGATGATCCACCGCGCGCTCTACGGCAGCTACGGGCGCTTCTTCATGGTACTGATCGAGCACTTCAACGGCAACTTCCCGACCTGGCTCGCGCCCGAACAGGTCCGGATCCTGCCCGTCAGCGACGACAACATCGAGTACGCCGAGTCGGTCGCCGACGAACTCGAGGGCTTCCGTACCTCGGTCGAGACCCGTTCGTGGACGGTCGGCCGGAAGATCCGGGCCGGCCACGACGACCGCCTCCCCTACATGCTCATCGTCGGCGGCACCGAAGAGGAGGCCGGCACGGTCTCGGTCCGCGACCGCGAGGAGCGCGAGCAGGACGGCGTCTCGGTCGAGGACTTCCGCGCACACCTCGAAGCCGAGCGCGACGAGAAGCGGACGACGCCCGACTTCCTCGATTGA
- a CDS encoding DUF5802 family protein, which translates to MFERFSRGYYVGRLSIEPAPDADRALIQRTTHERLNRELYTTDEGIERTDLPLVMKLETSHFAVHGDDGVPRDTLWLPESVLAESRVEAPPTLREVFLAKADRAAQLLRFAGRAV; encoded by the coding sequence ATGTTCGAACGGTTCTCGCGCGGCTACTACGTCGGTCGGCTCTCCATCGAACCCGCCCCGGACGCCGACCGGGCGCTGATCCAGCGCACCACCCACGAACGGCTCAATCGCGAGCTCTACACCACGGACGAGGGGATCGAGCGGACCGACCTCCCGCTGGTGATGAAACTCGAGACCAGCCACTTCGCGGTTCACGGCGACGACGGGGTGCCGCGCGATACCCTCTGGCTCCCCGAGTCGGTGCTCGCGGAGTCGCGGGTCGAGGCCCCACCGACGCTTCGGGAGGTGTTCCTCGCGAAGGCCGACCGCGCGGCACAGCTCCTCCGGTTCGCGGGACGGGCGGTCTGA
- a CDS encoding aminopeptidase yields MDDRIEEHAEVLVDWSARIEAGDDVVVSVSEGAHDLAVAVARALGERGANLVSTYGSAEVSRAYLDGHDGEFDADPDHELALYENADAVLSLGGGRNTSAMADVPGDRLEAASKATTEIREARMDTDWVSTVHPTRSLAQQAGMSYEAYQEFVYDAVLRDWASLAEEMAEMKERLDEGDEVRVVSEGTDLTLSIENRTAVNSTASVDDDSHNLPSGEVFTAPHAAAGEVTFDVPMTVRGRQVRDVWLRFEDGAVVDFDAAGGSEVIGEVLDTDAGSRRLGELGIGMNRGIDRPTDSILFDEKMAGTVHLALGRAYDACLPEDETGNESAVHVDLITDMSEGSRLEIDGRVVQRDGVFAWEDGFE; encoded by the coding sequence ATGGACGACCGGATCGAGGAGCACGCGGAGGTACTGGTCGACTGGAGCGCCCGGATCGAAGCCGGAGACGACGTCGTCGTGAGCGTCTCGGAGGGCGCACACGACCTCGCGGTCGCGGTGGCCCGCGCGCTCGGCGAGCGTGGCGCGAACCTCGTGAGTACCTACGGCTCCGCGGAGGTGAGTCGGGCCTACCTCGACGGCCACGACGGGGAGTTCGACGCGGACCCCGACCACGAGCTCGCGCTCTACGAGAACGCCGACGCCGTGCTCTCGCTCGGCGGTGGACGGAACACCAGCGCGATGGCCGACGTGCCCGGCGACCGGCTCGAAGCCGCCTCGAAGGCCACCACCGAGATTCGTGAGGCACGGATGGACACCGACTGGGTTTCGACCGTCCACCCCACCCGGTCGCTCGCCCAGCAGGCCGGTATGAGCTACGAAGCCTACCAGGAGTTCGTCTACGACGCCGTGCTCCGCGACTGGGCGTCGCTGGCCGAGGAGATGGCCGAGATGAAAGAGCGCCTCGACGAGGGGGACGAAGTCCGGGTCGTCTCCGAGGGGACCGACCTCACGCTCTCGATCGAGAACCGAACGGCGGTCAACTCCACGGCGTCGGTCGACGACGATTCCCACAACCTCCCGAGCGGCGAGGTGTTCACCGCACCACACGCCGCCGCGGGCGAGGTCACCTTCGACGTCCCGATGACGGTTCGGGGACGGCAGGTGCGCGACGTCTGGCTCCGATTCGAGGACGGCGCGGTCGTCGACTTCGACGCGGCAGGGGGCTCGGAAGTGATCGGCGAGGTCCTCGACACCGACGCGGGGTCACGACGGCTCGGCGAACTCGGGATCGGGATGAACCGCGGTATCGACCGGCCGACCGACAGCATCCTGTTCGACGAGAAGATGGCGGGCACGGTGCATCTCGCGCTCGGCCGGGCCTACGACGCCTGTCTCCCCGAGGACGAGACGGGCAACGAGAGCGCGGTCCACGTCGACCTGATAACCGACATGAGCGAGGGTTCACGCCTCGAGATCGATGGACGCGTGGTCCAGCGCGACGGCGTTTTCGCGTGGGAGGACGGGTTCGAGTGA
- a CDS encoding metalloregulator ArsR/SmtB family transcription factor, with amino-acid sequence MDSAALLDLLGNENRRRILRLLAQRPCYVTEISDALGVSPKAVIGHLRKLDEAGLVESRVDDGRRKYFRISRNLRLEVTVSPYGFGAKSAYPASSSLDIASCRYVSIDVSTDDTSDLADLAADLRRFEELEDELSLAQRWVQGRLATLHDALTDEVEAGLAVDDRPGTADHGDARFCAEVLAGIEAGARTADKLAERLGVPLPVVEDALDLLMTHGLVSRENGRWTVE; translated from the coding sequence ATGGATTCCGCGGCGCTGCTCGATCTCCTGGGGAACGAAAACCGTCGGCGCATTCTCAGGCTCCTCGCCCAACGGCCCTGCTACGTCACCGAGATCAGCGACGCGCTCGGGGTGAGCCCGAAGGCGGTGATCGGTCACCTCCGGAAGCTCGACGAGGCCGGACTGGTCGAGAGCCGGGTCGACGACGGTCGCCGGAAGTACTTCCGGATCTCGCGGAACCTGCGGCTCGAAGTCACGGTCTCGCCCTACGGGTTCGGGGCGAAGAGCGCCTATCCGGCGAGCTCGAGCCTCGATATCGCGTCGTGTCGGTACGTCTCGATCGACGTTTCGACGGACGACACGAGCGACCTCGCCGACCTCGCCGCCGACCTCCGGCGCTTCGAGGAACTGGAGGACGAGCTCTCGCTCGCCCAGCGCTGGGTTCAGGGGCGGCTCGCCACGCTCCACGACGCGCTCACCGACGAGGTCGAGGCCGGGCTCGCCGTCGACGACCGTCCCGGCACCGCGGACCACGGCGACGCGCGCTTCTGTGCCGAGGTGCTCGCCGGGATCGAGGCGGGCGCACGCACCGCCGACAAGCTCGCCGAACGCCTCGGGGTTCCCCTCCCGGTGGTCGAGGACGCGCTCGACCTGCTGATGACTCACGGGCTCGTGAGCCGCGAGAACGGCCGCTGGACGGTCGAGTGA
- a CDS encoding DUF4166 domain-containing protein codes for MTGVYERALGAAADDLHPKVRERYSVDPTDDTIGVGRGRMDITRGTHVLPALYPMTALNLLFPEAGHDVPFTVRTAGFEEGGHEALATIREFEFREKRRRFDSLTVWDADRERLFDFLGTGGRLVSELHPRVEAGVLVVESGAQWLRVGDQYLRFPEPLAASVEVRDRYDETGERYHVDATIENPLAGHILSYRGTFTQGSESASTVPDDLRPTRGIERLPSG; via the coding sequence ATGACAGGGGTGTACGAACGCGCGCTCGGGGCGGCGGCCGACGACCTCCACCCGAAGGTCCGCGAGCGCTATTCGGTTGACCCGACGGACGACACGATCGGGGTCGGACGCGGTCGGATGGACATCACGCGTGGAACCCACGTCCTCCCCGCGCTCTACCCGATGACGGCGCTCAATCTCCTCTTTCCCGAGGCGGGCCACGACGTCCCGTTCACGGTTCGCACTGCGGGCTTCGAGGAGGGTGGACACGAGGCGCTCGCGACGATCCGCGAGTTCGAGTTCCGGGAGAAACGCCGCCGCTTCGACTCCCTCACCGTCTGGGATGCCGACCGGGAACGGTTGTTCGATTTCCTTGGAACCGGCGGACGACTCGTGAGCGAACTCCACCCGCGTGTGGAGGCGGGCGTGCTCGTCGTCGAGTCGGGCGCACAGTGGCTCCGGGTGGGCGACCAGTATCTCCGGTTTCCCGAACCCCTCGCCGCGAGCGTCGAGGTCCGCGACCGCTACGACGAGACCGGCGAGCGCTATCACGTCGACGCGACCATCGAGAACCCGCTCGCGGGCCACATCCTGAGCTATCGCGGGACGTTCACCCAGGGCAGCGAATCCGCCTCGACGGTCCCCGACGACCTGCGGCCGACCCGCGGGATAGAACGGCTGCCGTCGGGATGA
- a CDS encoding M57 family metalloprotease: MSRAARVVVVVCLIASTGCVGFSGDSLPRPVAGFAGDPDNPYPSENLTVAVEANATDRDFVPLVREALDRWEANDERYLNYTVNATVVPNATDPDIRVSFTPALSTCGDVDHAAGCAPMITNPTQTADTVGVSALDNLSDDSTVHVVEHELGHAFGLGHDDEPQSVMAPRTTLRALPQPNATDRALAWDDPTLAVYLVNATPATREQIRHALAYYDRGADGTVPENVSFQRTRNLTEADVVVRFAPSSACGSRRGSCGSVFGTDSDGDGALERYERVDITLTDLETDVVGWHVARWLGLGFGIEDESAYPPALAVTTPNDQRAGEWWR; this comes from the coding sequence ATGAGTAGGGCGGCGCGCGTCGTGGTCGTAGTCTGTCTCATCGCTTCGACCGGTTGTGTGGGGTTCTCCGGGGACTCGCTGCCGAGGCCGGTCGCGGGCTTCGCCGGCGACCCCGACAACCCGTACCCGAGCGAGAACCTCACCGTCGCGGTCGAGGCCAACGCCACCGACCGCGACTTCGTGCCGCTCGTCCGCGAGGCGCTCGATCGCTGGGAGGCCAACGACGAGCGCTACCTCAACTACACGGTGAACGCCACGGTCGTCCCGAACGCGACCGACCCCGACATCCGGGTCTCGTTCACCCCCGCGCTCTCGACGTGTGGCGACGTCGACCACGCCGCCGGCTGTGCGCCGATGATAACGAACCCCACCCAGACCGCCGACACGGTCGGGGTCAGCGCGCTCGACAACCTCTCCGACGATTCGACCGTCCACGTCGTCGAACACGAACTCGGCCACGCCTTCGGGCTCGGCCACGACGACGAACCGCAGTCCGTGATGGCACCCCGAACGACCCTCCGGGCACTCCCCCAGCCGAACGCGACCGACCGGGCGTTGGCGTGGGACGACCCCACGCTCGCGGTCTACCTCGTGAACGCGACGCCGGCGACCCGCGAGCAGATCCGCCACGCCCTCGCGTACTACGACCGCGGCGCGGACGGGACGGTCCCGGAGAACGTCTCCTTCCAGCGAACGCGGAACCTCACCGAGGCCGACGTCGTAGTGCGGTTCGCGCCGAGCTCGGCGTGCGGGTCCCGACGGGGCTCGTGCGGCTCGGTCTTCGGGACGGATTCCGACGGCGACGGCGCGCTCGAACGCTACGAGCGGGTCGACATCACGCTCACCGACCTCGAAACCGACGTCGTCGGCTGGCACGTCGCCCGATGGCTGGGGCTCGGCTTCGGTATCGAGGACGAATCCGCGTACCCACCGGCGCTCGCGGTCACGACCCCCAACGACCAGCGGGCGGGCGAGTGGTGGCGATAG
- a CDS encoding FmdB family zinc ribbon protein — protein sequence MSYLERFRGRIGAANDTDETEYACRDCGTGFDERWQVCPECGGYSVRRREWDSV from the coding sequence ATGAGCTATCTCGAACGTTTCAGAGGCCGGATCGGGGCGGCGAACGACACGGACGAGACGGAGTACGCCTGTCGGGACTGTGGGACGGGCTTCGACGAGCGCTGGCAGGTGTGTCCGGAGTGTGGTGGCTACTCGGTGCGGCGGCGCGAGTGGGACTCGGTGTAG
- a CDS encoding transposase, producing the protein MNTNAAVVVALLVLAGGVVGMTSQAQPTGTTTQRDVDGGTFDDVSTFMQRGVVATNGSVDAGMWLAAFETANNLTRKQALVQHRAATLDERLDRLEARIDRFPPENATSLALRSQRVRLVAEREALRNAVSEAETTAASEGVNATTFDDLDSRIENLTVPALDSNASAASTNTTNANATAPNGSAATTDEGRFAGTARRSGTTYSGP; encoded by the coding sequence GTGAACACGAACGCCGCGGTCGTCGTCGCCCTCCTCGTACTGGCGGGTGGGGTCGTGGGGATGACCTCACAGGCGCAGCCGACCGGGACCACAACCCAGCGCGACGTCGACGGCGGGACGTTCGACGACGTCTCGACGTTCATGCAGCGCGGCGTCGTCGCGACCAACGGCTCCGTCGACGCCGGGATGTGGCTCGCGGCGTTCGAGACGGCCAACAACCTCACCCGGAAGCAGGCGCTCGTCCAGCACCGTGCCGCGACCCTCGACGAACGGCTCGACCGGCTCGAAGCCCGGATCGACCGGTTTCCCCCCGAGAACGCGACGTCGCTCGCCCTCCGGAGCCAACGGGTTCGTCTGGTCGCCGAACGCGAGGCGCTCCGGAACGCGGTGAGCGAGGCGGAGACCACCGCGGCGAGCGAGGGCGTGAACGCGACGACGTTCGACGACCTCGACAGCCGGATCGAGAACCTGACGGTACCGGCCCTTGACTCGAACGCCAGTGCAGCCAGCACCAACACTACCAACGCGAACGCCACCGCCCCGAACGGCTCGGCCGCGACCACCGACGAGGGCCGGTTCGCGGGGACCGCCCGCCGGTCGGGAACGACCTACAGCGGTCCGTAG